One Rhizoctonia solani chromosome 3, complete sequence genomic region harbors:
- a CDS encoding Zinc-binding dehydrogenase: protein MAQHKALLLLEKYGELEVKTRLTPIPQGGQALVKVNAAAINPADWKAKNFPTVLGVDGAGIVEVVGPEVTNFKVGDRVFFQGLYDSSDETVFQEKAIVDTDIISKIPDNITEDEASTIPSATIAAWVGLFQKTGIEVPTSSPTANGKGVLILGGSSSVGQFGGWCFGVSISISYILFTDPELDQGIQLARIAGFSPIVTTASAQHADFLRSLGATRVFDRNVDTKAVQSAFPTPVSLVLDSISIAATQEFAFEVLTTPSPVPDAHLVLVLPPTDSLNEQNSGETIAVHTAYGSSHRFKDLTMPFWRNIEQWIKDGKFVPNRVQVVKGGLAALPEAIDLSRKGVSGVKVVIHPQE from the exons ATGGCCCAACACAAAGCATTACTCCTTCTTGAAAAGTATGGCGAACTCGAAGTAAAGACTCGTCTCACCCCTATCCCGCAGGGAGGTCAAGCTCTCGTCAAGGTTAATGCTGCTGCAA TCAACCCTGCAGATTGGAAGGCCA AAAATTTCCCGACCGTTCTGGGAGTCGACGGTGCTGGAATCGTCGAAGTAGTCGGTCCAGAAGTGACCAACTTCAAGGTCGGAGATAGAGT GTTTTTCCAGGGACTTTATGATAGTTCCGATGAAACAGTATTCCAAGAGAAAGCTATCGTCGATACCGATATCATTTCCAAGATCCCAGACAACATCACTGAGGACGAAGCGTCGACTATTCCATCCGCTACTATTGCGGCGTGGGTTGGTCTCTTCCAAAAGACTGGCATCGAAGTTCCAACAAGCAGCCCTACCGCCAATGGAAAGGGTGTTCTAATCTTAGGAGGAAGTTCGTCCGTTGGCCAATTTGGTGGGTGGTGTTTCGGAGTATCAATTTCTATTTcatatatattatttacCGACCCGGAACTTGACCAAGGCATCCAACTCGCTCGCATTGCTGGTTTCTCACCAATTGTCACTACTGCATCGGCTCAGCACGCCGACTTCCTCAGGTCACTTGGAGCAACTCGTGTCTTTGACCGCAACGTGGATACAAAAGCTGTCCAATCCGCTTTCCCCACACCTGTGTCTCTTGTTCTAGACTCAATCTCCATTGCTGCTACTCAGGAGTTCGCTTTTGAGGTCTTGACTACTCCCTCTCCTGTACCGGACGCACACCTTGTACTCGTGCTCCCGCCCACCGATTCGCTCAATGAGCAGAACTCTGGAGAAACGATTGCCGTGCATACTGCCTACGGTAGCTCTCATAGGTTTAAGGACCTAACCATGCCATTCTGGCGAAATATCGAACAGTGGATCAAGGATGGCAAATTTGTACCCAACCGAGTACAAGTAGTGAAGGGAGGTCTGGCTGCGCTGCCGGAGGCTATAGATCTCTCGCGCAAGGGTGTGAGCGGTGTCAAGGTTGTCATCCACCCTCAGGAGTAA